In Glycine max cultivar Williams 82 chromosome 7, Glycine_max_v4.0, whole genome shotgun sequence, a single window of DNA contains:
- the LOC100800143 gene encoding delta-1-pyrroline-5-carboxylate synthase isoform X4, with the protein MALYDLMFSQLDVTSSQLLVNDGFFRDTAFRKQLSDTVSSLLDLRVIPIFNENDAVSTRKAPYEGKNCLQDSSGIFWDNDSLAGLLALELKADLLVLLSDVEGLYSGPPSDPKSKLIHTYVKEKHQSEITFGEKSRLGRGGMTAKVNAAVCAAYAGTPVIITSGYATDNIIRVLRGERIGTVFHKDAHLWTSIKEVSAHEMAVAARNSSRRLQVLNSEERRKILLAMADALEINESVIRLENGADVADAEEMGYEKALISRLTLRPEKISSLVKSVRMLADMEEPIGQILKRTELADKLILEKISCPLGVLLVIFESRPDALVQIAALAIRSGNGLLLKGGKEAKRSNAILHKVITSIIPDTVGDKLIGLVTSREDIPDLLKLDDVIDLVVPRGSNKLVSQIKGTTKIPVLGHADGICHVYVDKTANIDMAKKIIRDAKIDYPAACNAMETLLVHVDLSRNGGLDELVAELQREGVQLYGGPRASNLLNISETHSFHLEYSSLACTVEIVDDVFAAIDHIHHHGSAHTECIVAEDSEVAEAFLSQVDSAAVFHNASTRFCDGTRFGLGAEVGISTGRIHARGPVGVEGLLTNRWILRGSGHVVNSDRGVTYTYKDLPVKA; encoded by the exons ATGGCTCTCTATGATCTCATGTTTAGTCAG CTTGATGTTACTTCATCCCAACTTCTTGTGAATGATGGGTTTTTTAGGGATACAGCTTTCAGAAAACAACTTTCAGACACCGTGAGCTCGTTACTAGATTTAAGGGTTATTcccattttcaatgaaaatgatGCTGTTAGTACTAGGAAGGCACCCTATGAG GGCAAGAACTGTCTGCAGGATTCTTCTGGTATATTCTGGGACAATGACAGTTTGGCTGGTCTATTGGCTCTGGAACTTAAAGCTGACCTCCTTGTTCTATTGAGTGATGTTGAGGGTCTTTATAGTGGTCCTCCATCTGATCCCAAGTCAAAGTTAATTCATACATATGTAAAAGAAAAGCATCAAAGCGAAATTACTTTTGGAGAAAAATCAAGATTGGGAAGAGGGGGTATGACTGCTAAAGTTAATGCTGCTGTTTGTGCTGCTTATGCTGGCACACCTGTGATTATTACTAG TGGCTATGCTACAGACAACATCATCCGAGTGCTTCGAGGAGAAAGAATCGGTACTGTCTTTCACAAAGATGCTCATTTGTGGACCAGCATAAAGGAAGTGAGTGCTCATGAAATGGCAGTGGCAGCACGTAATAGTTCTAGACGACTCCAG GTCCTAAAttctgaagaaaggaggaaaatATTGCTGgcaatggctgatgcattagaGATAAATGAAAGTGTGATAAGGCTTGAGAACGGAGCTGATGTTGCTGATGCAGAGGAGATGGGATATGAGAAAGCACTCATATCACGTTTAACCCTGAGACCTGAGAAG aTCTCTAGTCTTGTAAAGTCTGTTCGCATGCTAGCTGACATGGAAGAACCCATTGGTCAGATTTTAAAGAGGACTGAG CTAGCAGATAAACTCATCCTGGAGAAAATATCATGTCCTTTGGGTGTCCTCCTGGTTATATTCGAGTCTCGGCCAGATGCCCTTGTTCAG ATAGCTGCATTGGCAATTCGAAGTGGAAATGGTCTACTGCTTAAAGGAGGGAAGGAAGCCAAACGATCAAATGCAATCTTACACAAG GTCATTACTTCAATTATTCCAGATACAGTGGGTGACAAACTCATTGGGCTTGTGACTTCAAGAGAAGATATTCCAGATCTGCTCAAG CTTGATGACGTGATAGATCTTGTGGTCCCCAGAGGCAGTAATAAGCTTGTCTCTCAAATCAAGGGTACAACAAAGATTCCTGTTCTTGGTCATGCTG ATGGAATATGTCATGTATATGTAGACAAAACAGCTAATATTGATATGGCAAAGAAGATTATTAGGGATGCAAAGATTGATTACCCTGCAGCCTGCAATGCAATG GAAACACTTCTTGTACACGTAGATCTGTCAAGGAATGGTGGACTTGATGAACTTGTTGCTGAACTCCAACGTGAAG GCGTTCAATTATATGGTGGACCAAGAGCCAGtaacttattaaatatttctGAAACACACTCTTTCCATCTGGAGTATAGCTCACTGGCTTGTACAGTTGAAATTGTAGATGATGTATTTGCTGCCATTGACCACATACATCACCATGGAAG TGCTCATACTGAATGCATTGTTGCAGAAGACTCTGAAGTCGCCGAAGCTTTCTTAAGTCAGGTTGACAG TGCTGCTGTATTCCACAATGCAAGTACAAGGTTCTGTGATGGAACTCGCTTTGGCCTTGGTGCAGAG GTTGGAATAAGCACAGGCCGAATTCATGCCAGAGGTCCCGTTGGAGTTGAAGGGTTGTTGACAAATAGATG GATATTGAGAGGGAGTGGGCATGTGGTAAATAGTGATCGAGGGGTCACTTATACTTACAAGGATCTACCAGTAAAAGCATAA
- the LOC100800143 gene encoding delta-1-pyrroline-5-carboxylate synthase isoform X2, which yields MLAAYLGTEPQTLTTSIHQKNNTRNPLPLCFFYFSLLLLHSPSMDPTRAFVKSVKRVVVKVGTAVVTRSDGRLALGRLGALCEQLKELNNNDYEVILVTSGAVGLGRQRLRYRRLVNSSFSDLQNPQGDLDGKACAAVGQSSLMALYDLMFSQLDVTSSQLLVNDGFFRDTAFRKQLSDTVSSLLDLRVIPIFNENDAVSTRKAPYEGKNCLQDSSGIFWDNDSLAGLLALELKADLLVLLSDVEGLYSGPPSDPKSKLIHTYVKEKHQSEITFGEKSRLGRGGMTAKVNAAVCAAYAGTPVIITSGYATDNIIRVLRGERIGTVFHKDAHLWTSIKEVSAHEMAVAARNSSRRLQVLNSEERRKILLAMADALEINESVIRLENGADVADAEEMGYEKALISRLTLRPEKISSLVKSVRMLADMEEPIGQILKRTELADKLILEKISCPLGVLLVIFESRPDALVQIAALAIRSGNGLLLKGGKEAKRSNAILHKVITSIIPDTVGDKLIGLVTSREDIPDLLKLDDVIDLVVPRGSNKLVSQIKGTTKIPVLGHADGICHVYVDKTANIDMAKKIIRDAKIDYPAACNAMETLLVHVDLSRNGGLDELVAELQREGVQLYGGPRASNLLNISETHSFHLEYSSLACTVEIVDDVFAAIDHIHHHGSAHTECIVAEDSEVAEAFLSQVDSAAVFHNASTRFCDGTRFGLGAEVGISTGRIHARGPVGVEGLLTNRWILRGSGHVVNSDRGVTYTYKDLPVKA from the exons ATGTTAGCCGCGTACCTGGGAACTGAGCCTCAAACTCTAACTACTTCCATTCACCAGAAAAACAACACCCGCAACCCTCTCCCCCtgtgtttcttttatttctctcttcttcttcttcactctcCATCAATGGATCCCACTCGAGCTTTTGTAAAGAGTGTCAAGCGCGTTGTCGTCAAG GTTGGAACAGCTGTGGTTACTCGTAGTGATGGAAGATTAGCATTGGGAAGACTTGGAGCTCTCTGCGAGCAG CTTAAAGAGCTAAATAACAACGATTATGAGGTTATATTGGTGACTTCAGGAGCAGTTGGTCTTGGCCGGCAAAGACTAAGATATCGAAGATTGGTCAATAGCAG cTTTTCGGATCTTCAAAATCCACAAGGAGATCTTGATGGGAAAGCATGTGCAGCTGTTGGGCAGAGTAGTCTCATGGCTCTCTATGATCTCATGTTTAGTCAG CTTGATGTTACTTCATCCCAACTTCTTGTGAATGATGGGTTTTTTAGGGATACAGCTTTCAGAAAACAACTTTCAGACACCGTGAGCTCGTTACTAGATTTAAGGGTTATTcccattttcaatgaaaatgatGCTGTTAGTACTAGGAAGGCACCCTATGAG GGCAAGAACTGTCTGCAGGATTCTTCTGGTATATTCTGGGACAATGACAGTTTGGCTGGTCTATTGGCTCTGGAACTTAAAGCTGACCTCCTTGTTCTATTGAGTGATGTTGAGGGTCTTTATAGTGGTCCTCCATCTGATCCCAAGTCAAAGTTAATTCATACATATGTAAAAGAAAAGCATCAAAGCGAAATTACTTTTGGAGAAAAATCAAGATTGGGAAGAGGGGGTATGACTGCTAAAGTTAATGCTGCTGTTTGTGCTGCTTATGCTGGCACACCTGTGATTATTACTAG TGGCTATGCTACAGACAACATCATCCGAGTGCTTCGAGGAGAAAGAATCGGTACTGTCTTTCACAAAGATGCTCATTTGTGGACCAGCATAAAGGAAGTGAGTGCTCATGAAATGGCAGTGGCAGCACGTAATAGTTCTAGACGACTCCAG GTCCTAAAttctgaagaaaggaggaaaatATTGCTGgcaatggctgatgcattagaGATAAATGAAAGTGTGATAAGGCTTGAGAACGGAGCTGATGTTGCTGATGCAGAGGAGATGGGATATGAGAAAGCACTCATATCACGTTTAACCCTGAGACCTGAGAAG aTCTCTAGTCTTGTAAAGTCTGTTCGCATGCTAGCTGACATGGAAGAACCCATTGGTCAGATTTTAAAGAGGACTGAG CTAGCAGATAAACTCATCCTGGAGAAAATATCATGTCCTTTGGGTGTCCTCCTGGTTATATTCGAGTCTCGGCCAGATGCCCTTGTTCAG ATAGCTGCATTGGCAATTCGAAGTGGAAATGGTCTACTGCTTAAAGGAGGGAAGGAAGCCAAACGATCAAATGCAATCTTACACAAG GTCATTACTTCAATTATTCCAGATACAGTGGGTGACAAACTCATTGGGCTTGTGACTTCAAGAGAAGATATTCCAGATCTGCTCAAG CTTGATGACGTGATAGATCTTGTGGTCCCCAGAGGCAGTAATAAGCTTGTCTCTCAAATCAAGGGTACAACAAAGATTCCTGTTCTTGGTCATGCTG ATGGAATATGTCATGTATATGTAGACAAAACAGCTAATATTGATATGGCAAAGAAGATTATTAGGGATGCAAAGATTGATTACCCTGCAGCCTGCAATGCAATG GAAACACTTCTTGTACACGTAGATCTGTCAAGGAATGGTGGACTTGATGAACTTGTTGCTGAACTCCAACGTGAAG GCGTTCAATTATATGGTGGACCAAGAGCCAGtaacttattaaatatttctGAAACACACTCTTTCCATCTGGAGTATAGCTCACTGGCTTGTACAGTTGAAATTGTAGATGATGTATTTGCTGCCATTGACCACATACATCACCATGGAAG TGCTCATACTGAATGCATTGTTGCAGAAGACTCTGAAGTCGCCGAAGCTTTCTTAAGTCAGGTTGACAG TGCTGCTGTATTCCACAATGCAAGTACAAGGTTCTGTGATGGAACTCGCTTTGGCCTTGGTGCAGAG GTTGGAATAAGCACAGGCCGAATTCATGCCAGAGGTCCCGTTGGAGTTGAAGGGTTGTTGACAAATAGATG GATATTGAGAGGGAGTGGGCATGTGGTAAATAGTGATCGAGGGGTCACTTATACTTACAAGGATCTACCAGTAAAAGCATAA
- the LOC100800143 gene encoding delta-1-pyrroline-5-carboxylate synthase isoform X1 — MLAAYLGTEPQTLTTSIHQKNNTRNPLPLCFFYFSLLLLHSPSMDPTRAFVKSVKRVVVKVGTAVVTRSDGRLALGRLGALCEQLKELNNNDYEVILVTSGAVGLGRQRLRYRRLVNSSFSDLQNPQGDLDGKACAAVGQSSLMALYDLMFSQLDVTSSQLLVNDGFFRDTAFRKQLSDTVSSLLDLRVIPIFNENDAVSTRKAPYEDSSGIFWDNDSLAGLLALELKADLLVLLSDVEGLYSGPPSDPKSKLIHTYVKEKHQSEITFGEKSRLGRGGMTAKVNAAVCAAYAGTPVIITSGYATDNIIRVLRGERIGTVFHKDAHLWTSIKEVSAHEMAVAARNSSRRLQVLNSEERRKILLAMADALEINESVIRLENGADVADAEEMGYEKALISRLTLRPEKISSLVKSVRMLADMEEPIGQILKRTELADKLILEKISCPLGVLLVIFESRPDALVQIAALAIRSGNGLLLKGGKEAKRSNAILHKVITSIIPDTVGDKLIGLVTSREDIPDLLKLDDVIDLVVPRGSNKLVSQIKGTTKIPVLGHADGICHVYVDKTANIDMAKKIIRDAKIDYPAACNAMETLLVHVDLSRNGGLDELVAELQREGVQLYGGPRASNLLNISETHSFHLEYSSLACTVEIVDDVFAAIDHIHHHGSAHTECIVAEDSEVAEAFLSQVDSAAVFHNASTRFCDGTRFGLGAEVGISTGRIHARGPVGVEGLLTNRWILRGSGHVVNSDRGVTYTYKDLPVKA; from the exons ATGTTAGCCGCGTACCTGGGAACTGAGCCTCAAACTCTAACTACTTCCATTCACCAGAAAAACAACACCCGCAACCCTCTCCCCCtgtgtttcttttatttctctcttcttcttcttcactctcCATCAATGGATCCCACTCGAGCTTTTGTAAAGAGTGTCAAGCGCGTTGTCGTCAAG GTTGGAACAGCTGTGGTTACTCGTAGTGATGGAAGATTAGCATTGGGAAGACTTGGAGCTCTCTGCGAGCAG CTTAAAGAGCTAAATAACAACGATTATGAGGTTATATTGGTGACTTCAGGAGCAGTTGGTCTTGGCCGGCAAAGACTAAGATATCGAAGATTGGTCAATAGCAG cTTTTCGGATCTTCAAAATCCACAAGGAGATCTTGATGGGAAAGCATGTGCAGCTGTTGGGCAGAGTAGTCTCATGGCTCTCTATGATCTCATGTTTAGTCAG CTTGATGTTACTTCATCCCAACTTCTTGTGAATGATGGGTTTTTTAGGGATACAGCTTTCAGAAAACAACTTTCAGACACCGTGAGCTCGTTACTAGATTTAAGGGTTATTcccattttcaatgaaaatgatGCTGTTAGTACTAGGAAGGCACCCTATGAG GATTCTTCTGGTATATTCTGGGACAATGACAGTTTGGCTGGTCTATTGGCTCTGGAACTTAAAGCTGACCTCCTTGTTCTATTGAGTGATGTTGAGGGTCTTTATAGTGGTCCTCCATCTGATCCCAAGTCAAAGTTAATTCATACATATGTAAAAGAAAAGCATCAAAGCGAAATTACTTTTGGAGAAAAATCAAGATTGGGAAGAGGGGGTATGACTGCTAAAGTTAATGCTGCTGTTTGTGCTGCTTATGCTGGCACACCTGTGATTATTACTAG TGGCTATGCTACAGACAACATCATCCGAGTGCTTCGAGGAGAAAGAATCGGTACTGTCTTTCACAAAGATGCTCATTTGTGGACCAGCATAAAGGAAGTGAGTGCTCATGAAATGGCAGTGGCAGCACGTAATAGTTCTAGACGACTCCAG GTCCTAAAttctgaagaaaggaggaaaatATTGCTGgcaatggctgatgcattagaGATAAATGAAAGTGTGATAAGGCTTGAGAACGGAGCTGATGTTGCTGATGCAGAGGAGATGGGATATGAGAAAGCACTCATATCACGTTTAACCCTGAGACCTGAGAAG aTCTCTAGTCTTGTAAAGTCTGTTCGCATGCTAGCTGACATGGAAGAACCCATTGGTCAGATTTTAAAGAGGACTGAG CTAGCAGATAAACTCATCCTGGAGAAAATATCATGTCCTTTGGGTGTCCTCCTGGTTATATTCGAGTCTCGGCCAGATGCCCTTGTTCAG ATAGCTGCATTGGCAATTCGAAGTGGAAATGGTCTACTGCTTAAAGGAGGGAAGGAAGCCAAACGATCAAATGCAATCTTACACAAG GTCATTACTTCAATTATTCCAGATACAGTGGGTGACAAACTCATTGGGCTTGTGACTTCAAGAGAAGATATTCCAGATCTGCTCAAG CTTGATGACGTGATAGATCTTGTGGTCCCCAGAGGCAGTAATAAGCTTGTCTCTCAAATCAAGGGTACAACAAAGATTCCTGTTCTTGGTCATGCTG ATGGAATATGTCATGTATATGTAGACAAAACAGCTAATATTGATATGGCAAAGAAGATTATTAGGGATGCAAAGATTGATTACCCTGCAGCCTGCAATGCAATG GAAACACTTCTTGTACACGTAGATCTGTCAAGGAATGGTGGACTTGATGAACTTGTTGCTGAACTCCAACGTGAAG GCGTTCAATTATATGGTGGACCAAGAGCCAGtaacttattaaatatttctGAAACACACTCTTTCCATCTGGAGTATAGCTCACTGGCTTGTACAGTTGAAATTGTAGATGATGTATTTGCTGCCATTGACCACATACATCACCATGGAAG TGCTCATACTGAATGCATTGTTGCAGAAGACTCTGAAGTCGCCGAAGCTTTCTTAAGTCAGGTTGACAG TGCTGCTGTATTCCACAATGCAAGTACAAGGTTCTGTGATGGAACTCGCTTTGGCCTTGGTGCAGAG GTTGGAATAAGCACAGGCCGAATTCATGCCAGAGGTCCCGTTGGAGTTGAAGGGTTGTTGACAAATAGATG GATATTGAGAGGGAGTGGGCATGTGGTAAATAGTGATCGAGGGGTCACTTATACTTACAAGGATCTACCAGTAAAAGCATAA
- the LOC100800143 gene encoding delta-1-pyrroline-5-carboxylate synthase isoform X3, giving the protein MCLCKPLSGIALRWNFFSDLQNPQGDLDGKACAAVGQSSLMALYDLMFSQLDVTSSQLLVNDGFFRDTAFRKQLSDTVSSLLDLRVIPIFNENDAVSTRKAPYEGKNCLQDSSGIFWDNDSLAGLLALELKADLLVLLSDVEGLYSGPPSDPKSKLIHTYVKEKHQSEITFGEKSRLGRGGMTAKVNAAVCAAYAGTPVIITSGYATDNIIRVLRGERIGTVFHKDAHLWTSIKEVSAHEMAVAARNSSRRLQVLNSEERRKILLAMADALEINESVIRLENGADVADAEEMGYEKALISRLTLRPEKISSLVKSVRMLADMEEPIGQILKRTELADKLILEKISCPLGVLLVIFESRPDALVQIAALAIRSGNGLLLKGGKEAKRSNAILHKVITSIIPDTVGDKLIGLVTSREDIPDLLKLDDVIDLVVPRGSNKLVSQIKGTTKIPVLGHADGICHVYVDKTANIDMAKKIIRDAKIDYPAACNAMETLLVHVDLSRNGGLDELVAELQREGVQLYGGPRASNLLNISETHSFHLEYSSLACTVEIVDDVFAAIDHIHHHGSAHTECIVAEDSEVAEAFLSQVDSAAVFHNASTRFCDGTRFGLGAEVGISTGRIHARGPVGVEGLLTNRWILRGSGHVVNSDRGVTYTYKDLPVKA; this is encoded by the exons ATGTGTTTGTGCAAACCGTTAAGCGGTATAGCATTGAGATGGAACTT cTTTTCGGATCTTCAAAATCCACAAGGAGATCTTGATGGGAAAGCATGTGCAGCTGTTGGGCAGAGTAGTCTCATGGCTCTCTATGATCTCATGTTTAGTCAG CTTGATGTTACTTCATCCCAACTTCTTGTGAATGATGGGTTTTTTAGGGATACAGCTTTCAGAAAACAACTTTCAGACACCGTGAGCTCGTTACTAGATTTAAGGGTTATTcccattttcaatgaaaatgatGCTGTTAGTACTAGGAAGGCACCCTATGAG GGCAAGAACTGTCTGCAGGATTCTTCTGGTATATTCTGGGACAATGACAGTTTGGCTGGTCTATTGGCTCTGGAACTTAAAGCTGACCTCCTTGTTCTATTGAGTGATGTTGAGGGTCTTTATAGTGGTCCTCCATCTGATCCCAAGTCAAAGTTAATTCATACATATGTAAAAGAAAAGCATCAAAGCGAAATTACTTTTGGAGAAAAATCAAGATTGGGAAGAGGGGGTATGACTGCTAAAGTTAATGCTGCTGTTTGTGCTGCTTATGCTGGCACACCTGTGATTATTACTAG TGGCTATGCTACAGACAACATCATCCGAGTGCTTCGAGGAGAAAGAATCGGTACTGTCTTTCACAAAGATGCTCATTTGTGGACCAGCATAAAGGAAGTGAGTGCTCATGAAATGGCAGTGGCAGCACGTAATAGTTCTAGACGACTCCAG GTCCTAAAttctgaagaaaggaggaaaatATTGCTGgcaatggctgatgcattagaGATAAATGAAAGTGTGATAAGGCTTGAGAACGGAGCTGATGTTGCTGATGCAGAGGAGATGGGATATGAGAAAGCACTCATATCACGTTTAACCCTGAGACCTGAGAAG aTCTCTAGTCTTGTAAAGTCTGTTCGCATGCTAGCTGACATGGAAGAACCCATTGGTCAGATTTTAAAGAGGACTGAG CTAGCAGATAAACTCATCCTGGAGAAAATATCATGTCCTTTGGGTGTCCTCCTGGTTATATTCGAGTCTCGGCCAGATGCCCTTGTTCAG ATAGCTGCATTGGCAATTCGAAGTGGAAATGGTCTACTGCTTAAAGGAGGGAAGGAAGCCAAACGATCAAATGCAATCTTACACAAG GTCATTACTTCAATTATTCCAGATACAGTGGGTGACAAACTCATTGGGCTTGTGACTTCAAGAGAAGATATTCCAGATCTGCTCAAG CTTGATGACGTGATAGATCTTGTGGTCCCCAGAGGCAGTAATAAGCTTGTCTCTCAAATCAAGGGTACAACAAAGATTCCTGTTCTTGGTCATGCTG ATGGAATATGTCATGTATATGTAGACAAAACAGCTAATATTGATATGGCAAAGAAGATTATTAGGGATGCAAAGATTGATTACCCTGCAGCCTGCAATGCAATG GAAACACTTCTTGTACACGTAGATCTGTCAAGGAATGGTGGACTTGATGAACTTGTTGCTGAACTCCAACGTGAAG GCGTTCAATTATATGGTGGACCAAGAGCCAGtaacttattaaatatttctGAAACACACTCTTTCCATCTGGAGTATAGCTCACTGGCTTGTACAGTTGAAATTGTAGATGATGTATTTGCTGCCATTGACCACATACATCACCATGGAAG TGCTCATACTGAATGCATTGTTGCAGAAGACTCTGAAGTCGCCGAAGCTTTCTTAAGTCAGGTTGACAG TGCTGCTGTATTCCACAATGCAAGTACAAGGTTCTGTGATGGAACTCGCTTTGGCCTTGGTGCAGAG GTTGGAATAAGCACAGGCCGAATTCATGCCAGAGGTCCCGTTGGAGTTGAAGGGTTGTTGACAAATAGATG GATATTGAGAGGGAGTGGGCATGTGGTAAATAGTGATCGAGGGGTCACTTATACTTACAAGGATCTACCAGTAAAAGCATAA